A region of Rhizorhabdus wittichii RW1 DNA encodes the following proteins:
- a CDS encoding Acetyl-CoA acetyltransferase-like protein, giving the protein MERQAFSGKAAIAGVGYTRFSRESGRTVLDLTMEAVHAAVADAGLEGRDVDGLLSYALSDSVPTHMVARMLGLAGHGWTNDYHGGGSQAAAILGDAAMVVAAGLAETVVVYRSLNGRSGKRMGQISLGSSDGMEEQFLTPYGFRGPVNLFALAAQRYLHDRGLAPDELGPLVVRQRAKAVANPKALLRDPLTIDDYRAAPMIASPLRRLDCCLETDAACAIVVTTPDRARALRNRPVHILGAIRAGGRGAGAMDKAGDDPARIFSAHVAPRFYAATGVAPADIDLVQCYDAYSYLILQQLEDFGFLAPGEVADFAARGEAGRGFALNTNGGLLSEGYVHGLNNVVEAVEQLQGKAGDRQVEAATALCTGFGGNFGSALLLGLEA; this is encoded by the coding sequence GTGGAGAGGCAGGCGTTTTCGGGCAAGGCGGCGATCGCCGGGGTCGGCTATACGCGCTTCAGCCGCGAATCCGGCCGGACCGTGCTCGACCTGACGATGGAGGCCGTCCATGCGGCGGTCGCCGACGCCGGTCTCGAAGGCCGCGACGTCGACGGGCTGCTGTCCTACGCCTTGTCTGATTCGGTGCCGACCCACATGGTCGCGCGGATGCTCGGCCTCGCCGGCCATGGCTGGACCAACGACTATCATGGCGGCGGCAGCCAGGCGGCGGCGATCCTCGGCGACGCGGCGATGGTCGTCGCGGCGGGGCTCGCCGAGACGGTGGTGGTCTATCGCTCGCTCAACGGCCGCAGCGGCAAGCGCATGGGGCAGATCTCGCTCGGGTCGAGCGATGGGATGGAGGAGCAGTTCCTCACCCCCTACGGCTTTCGCGGGCCGGTCAACCTGTTCGCGCTGGCGGCGCAGCGCTACCTCCACGATCGCGGCCTGGCGCCCGACGAACTCGGCCCGCTGGTGGTGCGGCAGCGCGCCAAGGCGGTCGCCAACCCCAAGGCGCTGCTGCGCGATCCGCTGACCATCGACGACTATCGCGCCGCGCCGATGATCGCCTCGCCGCTGCGCCGGCTCGACTGCTGCCTGGAGACCGACGCCGCCTGCGCGATCGTGGTGACGACGCCCGATCGGGCGCGCGCCCTGCGCAACCGGCCGGTCCATATCCTCGGCGCGATCCGCGCGGGCGGGCGCGGGGCCGGGGCGATGGACAAGGCGGGCGACGATCCCGCCCGCATCTTTTCCGCCCATGTGGCGCCGCGCTTCTATGCCGCGACGGGTGTCGCGCCGGCCGATATCGACCTGGTGCAATGCTACGACGCCTATTCCTACCTGATCCTCCAGCAGCTCGAGGATTTCGGCTTCCTCGCCCCCGGCGAGGTCGCCGACTTCGCGGCCAGGGGCGAGGCGGGGCGCGGCTTCGCGCTCAACACCAATGGCGGGCTGCTGTCCGAAGGCTATGTTCACGGCCTCAACAACGTCGTCGAGGCGGTGGAGCAGCTCCAGGGCAAGGCGGGCGACCGGCAGGTCGAGGCCGCGACCGCCCTGTGCACCGGCTTCGGCGGCAATTTCGGCTCGGCGCTGCTGCTCGGGCTGGAGGCGTGA
- a CDS encoding short-chain dehydrogenase/reductase SDR (PFAM: short-chain dehydrogenase/reductase SDR; KR), which yields MTDRLFPDGAVLLFGGSGGLGGAIALEFARAGSAVALGYRGNREKAEAMAAEIAAVGVEASTVQADLTDRASVEAAIAATIERHGRVHSIVFAAGPLVPQVYMSQVTPEQWRAAFAIEADGFFNVVQAALPHFRAAGGGSFVHLGSAGDRLWPGKDGLSVVPKAANEALIRGIAREEGRFGIRANSVLVGVIAGGMFDKLDAIGHFDEAWKDATRKSLSIKRYGKPAEIGHAAVFLASEKAAYITGEQISVSGGFGV from the coding sequence ATGACCGATCGTCTTTTCCCTGATGGCGCCGTGCTGCTGTTCGGCGGCAGCGGCGGGCTCGGCGGCGCGATCGCCCTCGAATTCGCCCGCGCCGGCAGCGCGGTGGCGCTCGGCTATCGCGGCAACCGCGAGAAGGCCGAGGCGATGGCGGCCGAGATCGCGGCCGTGGGGGTCGAAGCCAGCACCGTCCAGGCCGACCTCACCGACCGCGCCAGCGTCGAGGCCGCGATCGCCGCGACGATCGAGCGGCACGGCCGGGTCCACAGCATCGTCTTCGCCGCCGGCCCGCTGGTGCCGCAGGTCTATATGTCGCAGGTGACGCCCGAGCAGTGGAGGGCCGCCTTCGCGATCGAGGCCGACGGCTTCTTCAACGTCGTGCAGGCGGCGCTGCCCCATTTCCGCGCGGCGGGCGGCGGCTCCTTCGTCCATCTCGGATCGGCCGGCGACCGGCTGTGGCCCGGCAAGGACGGCCTGTCGGTGGTGCCCAAGGCCGCCAACGAGGCGCTGATACGCGGCATCGCGCGCGAGGAGGGCCGCTTCGGCATCCGCGCCAATTCGGTGCTGGTCGGGGTGATCGCCGGCGGCATGTTCGACAAGCTCGACGCGATCGGCCATTTCGACGAGGCGTGGAAGGACGCGACCCGGAAGTCGCTCTCGATCAAGCGTTACGGCAAGCCCGCCGAGATCGGCCATGCCGCGGTGTTCCTCGCGTCGGAGAAGGCCGCCTATATCACCGGCGAGCAGATTTCGGTGTCGGGCGGCTTCGGGGTCTGA
- a CDS encoding Taurine catabolism dioxygenase TauD/TfdA (PFAM: Taurine catabolism dioxygenase TauD/TfdA) codes for MPIAIERLSPHVGARITLDPARIGDPALTDALRRAFADHGVLLFPRIGTSPDIHVALSRCFGTLQVHPVNKNQVEGFPEVVDMSYTPPSRPGDLSYHAVYRIEGRELAGWLPWHFDLSYMAEINHGSMLRALEVPPEGGRTGFMDRIRLYELLPDDLKRRIEGLGVVYRFQPDMMKRRYCRPADMALVAPSMKAGMFDGDVLDRDFPPVVHPMVYTERDTGRKVLNVAPLFAVGIAGMDDPEGDALLGAVIDHCCTADFAYFHQWAAGDMILWDNWRAMHSAEGVPPHYPRRMQRTSLAGDYGLGRVLGRGEG; via the coding sequence ATGCCGATCGCCATCGAGCGGCTCTCCCCCCATGTCGGCGCGCGAATCACCCTCGATCCCGCCCGGATCGGCGATCCCGCGCTGACCGATGCGTTGCGCCGGGCCTTCGCCGACCATGGCGTGCTGCTGTTCCCGCGCATCGGCACCTCGCCCGACATCCATGTCGCGCTCAGCCGCTGCTTCGGCACGCTCCAGGTCCACCCGGTCAACAAGAACCAGGTCGAGGGTTTTCCCGAGGTGGTCGACATGTCCTACACCCCGCCCAGCCGGCCGGGCGACCTGTCCTACCACGCCGTCTACCGGATCGAGGGGCGCGAGTTGGCCGGCTGGCTGCCCTGGCATTTCGACCTGTCCTACATGGCCGAGATCAACCATGGCAGCATGTTGCGCGCGCTGGAGGTGCCGCCCGAGGGCGGCCGCACGGGCTTCATGGACCGCATCCGCCTGTACGAGCTGCTGCCCGACGATCTCAAGCGGCGGATCGAGGGGCTCGGCGTGGTCTATCGCTTCCAGCCCGACATGATGAAGCGCCGCTATTGCCGCCCCGCCGACATGGCGCTGGTGGCGCCGTCGATGAAGGCCGGGATGTTCGACGGCGACGTGCTCGACCGCGACTTCCCGCCGGTCGTCCATCCAATGGTCTATACCGAGCGCGACACCGGCCGGAAGGTGCTCAACGTCGCGCCGCTGTTCGCGGTCGGCATCGCCGGCATGGACGATCCCGAGGGCGACGCGCTGCTCGGCGCGGTGATCGACCATTGCTGCACCGCCGACTTCGCCTATTTCCACCAATGGGCGGCGGGCGACATGATCCTCTGGGACAATTGGCGCGCCATGCATTCGGCCGAGGGCGTCCCCCCGCACTATCCGCGCCGCATGCAGCGGACCAGCCTGGCCGGCGATTACGGGCTCGGCCGGGTGCTTGGGAGAGGCGAAGGCTGA
- a CDS encoding beta-lactamase (PFAM: beta-lactamase), translating into MTVRERIEGRWDPAFRRVADAFLGLFDPARDGATEVGAAMCLIVEGRVVAHIWGGVADSAGTPWRAETAPCVFSCTKGVAASLFHILAEKHGVDYDAPVARWWPEFAAAGKADITVRELLAHQAGLGRLPDPAAPGHVLDWDRVTAALAAAPAFGTRPRRSGYHALTFGWLVGELMMRIAGDDLDTLLDRHLNGPLGTRFAWRGAAVPAGGVAMLASANPGEPVWATDGDARFAGVTSLDDWTLLTPAVAASAGWRAANGLGAGGHSDAFSLATIYAALIDRRAPILPRERLALATAEQYRGEDALLGNDVAYGLGYQLPAGGVSLGHVDGPGTALFGHKGAYGSIGVADPDRGFALGYVTNLCGEMGDRSRNGALLDAALACF; encoded by the coding sequence ATGACGGTGCGCGAGCGCATCGAGGGCCGCTGGGACCCGGCCTTCCGCCGGGTCGCCGACGCCTTTCTCGGGCTGTTCGATCCCGCCCGCGACGGCGCGACCGAGGTCGGCGCGGCGATGTGCCTGATCGTCGAGGGGCGGGTCGTCGCCCATATCTGGGGCGGTGTCGCCGACAGCGCGGGGACGCCGTGGCGGGCCGAGACCGCGCCCTGCGTCTTCTCCTGCACCAAGGGCGTGGCGGCGAGCCTGTTCCACATCCTCGCTGAGAAGCACGGCGTCGACTATGACGCGCCGGTCGCGCGCTGGTGGCCCGAATTCGCCGCCGCCGGCAAGGCCGACATCACCGTCCGCGAGCTGCTCGCGCACCAGGCCGGGCTCGGCCGCCTGCCCGATCCGGCGGCGCCGGGCCATGTCCTCGACTGGGACCGCGTCACGGCCGCGCTCGCCGCTGCGCCGGCCTTCGGGACGCGGCCGCGCCGGTCGGGCTATCATGCGCTGACCTTCGGCTGGCTGGTCGGCGAGCTGATGATGCGGATCGCCGGCGACGATCTCGACACGCTGCTCGACCGCCATCTCAACGGGCCGCTCGGCACCCGCTTCGCCTGGCGCGGCGCGGCGGTTCCGGCGGGCGGCGTCGCGATGCTCGCCTCGGCCAATCCGGGCGAACCGGTCTGGGCGACCGACGGCGACGCGCGCTTCGCCGGCGTCACCTCGCTCGACGACTGGACCCTGCTGACGCCCGCCGTCGCCGCCTCGGCCGGCTGGCGCGCGGCCAACGGGCTCGGCGCGGGCGGCCATTCGGACGCGTTCAGCCTCGCCACCATTTATGCCGCGCTGATCGACCGCCGCGCGCCGATCCTGCCGCGCGAACGGCTCGCGCTCGCCACCGCCGAGCAATATCGCGGCGAGGACGCGCTGCTCGGCAACGACGTCGCCTATGGGCTGGGCTACCAGCTTCCGGCCGGCGGCGTCTCGCTCGGCCATGTCGATGGGCCGGGCACGGCGCTGTTCGGTCATAAGGGCGCCTATGGATCGATCGGCGTCGCCGATCCCGATCGCGGCTTCGCGCTCGGCTATGTCACCAATTTGTGCGGCGAGATGGGCGATCGCAGCCGCAACGGGGCGCTGCTCGACGCGGCGCTGGCCTGCTTCTGA
- a CDS encoding protein of unknown function DUF35 (PFAM: protein of unknown function DUF35) — translation MASKPLPQPTELTAPYWRAAAEGRLALQHCRGCGRWIHFPEPRCAECGSDQFDWNEVSGRGTVATFSIVHRSFVAGFDGEPYVIAWIDLPEQPGLRVFGNVTGCAPEAVRIGMPVELWFERRGDMAMPNFRMIERGEQE, via the coding sequence ATGGCCAGCAAGCCGCTTCCCCAGCCGACCGAGCTGACCGCGCCCTATTGGCGCGCGGCGGCGGAGGGGCGGCTGGCGTTGCAGCATTGCCGGGGCTGCGGCCGCTGGATCCATTTCCCCGAGCCGCGCTGCGCGGAATGCGGATCGGACCAGTTCGACTGGAATGAGGTCTCGGGACGCGGCACCGTCGCGACCTTCAGCATCGTCCATCGCAGCTTCGTCGCGGGTTTCGACGGCGAGCCCTATGTCATCGCCTGGATCGACCTTCCCGAACAGCCGGGCCTGCGCGTGTTCGGCAACGTCACCGGCTGCGCGCCCGAGGCGGTGCGGATCGGGATGCCCGTGGAGCTGTGGTTCGAGCGGCGCGGCGACATGGCGATGCCCAATTTCAGGATGATCGAACGAGGGGAGCAGGAATGA
- a CDS encoding luciferase family protein (PFAM: luciferase family protein) → MRISMALGLNQFDNPAEFMSVAAIAEMARALETAGIDACYVTDHPAPAHAWLAAGGHSALDPFVQLTAVAAVSTKLKLHSQIVVLPYRNPFLTAKAAASLDVISGGRMIMGVGVGYMKAEFAALGVPFEKRGALVDEALQAMKLAWTGEPVSFTGQFFDAQEVQLLPLPVQRPHPPIWCGGNSEKAIRRAVAWCDGWAPFPARGKLSAITGTDQLTSVAELADKIAFARDLCAEQGRTRPFDVCMVPFDMTLYNGTRLNAQAIIDQLEELAAAGVTWSAVALPQNDRGQYVENVLWFGEEVLSRIGGRA, encoded by the coding sequence ATGCGCATCTCGATGGCGCTGGGCCTGAACCAGTTCGACAATCCGGCCGAGTTTATGTCGGTCGCGGCGATCGCCGAGATGGCGCGCGCGCTGGAGACGGCCGGGATCGACGCCTGCTACGTCACCGATCACCCCGCGCCTGCCCACGCCTGGCTGGCGGCGGGCGGCCATTCGGCGCTCGATCCCTTCGTCCAGCTCACCGCCGTGGCGGCGGTCAGCACGAAGCTGAAGCTCCACAGCCAGATCGTCGTGCTGCCCTATCGCAACCCCTTCCTCACCGCCAAGGCGGCGGCCAGCCTCGACGTGATCTCCGGCGGGCGGATGATCATGGGGGTCGGGGTCGGCTATATGAAGGCCGAGTTCGCGGCGCTCGGCGTGCCGTTCGAGAAGCGTGGCGCGCTGGTCGACGAGGCGCTGCAGGCGATGAAGCTCGCCTGGACCGGCGAGCCGGTCAGCTTCACCGGCCAGTTCTTCGACGCGCAGGAGGTGCAGCTGCTGCCGCTGCCGGTCCAGCGGCCCCACCCGCCGATCTGGTGCGGCGGCAACAGCGAGAAGGCGATCCGCCGCGCCGTCGCCTGGTGCGACGGCTGGGCGCCCTTCCCGGCGCGCGGCAAGCTCAGCGCGATCACCGGCACCGATCAGCTCACCTCGGTCGCGGAGCTCGCCGACAAGATCGCCTTCGCCAGGGACTTGTGCGCCGAGCAGGGGCGGACCCGGCCGTTCGACGTCTGCATGGTCCCGTTCGACATGACCCTCTACAACGGCACTCGCCTCAACGCGCAGGCGATCATCGACCAGCTCGAGGAGCTGGCGGCGGCCGGGGTGACATGGAGCGCGGTCGCGCTGCCGCAGAACGACCGCGGCCAATATGTCGAGAATGTCCTGTGGTTCGGCGAGGAGGTGCTGTCCCGGATCGGCGGCCGGGCATGA
- a CDS encoding alpha/beta hydrolase fold (PFAM: alpha/beta hydrolase fold), translated as MTSTAAGGPAWFRDALACTPERGTVQAEGATIETLAWGDPAKPGLFLLHGGAAHADWWSFIAPMFADRYRVVAFSWSGMGRSDWRELYSIHGFAREAVAVAQATGLLDGPAPPIWMAHSFGGHPSLVAAVEMPEALSALILIDTGGFPAPGVVENFVYSTRASPVFATREEALARFRFVPPDRDAPAFVRDYVAERSIAEQGGDRPGWRWRFDFSMWSRLDREPDMLELLATADVPIAFILGGETQIMADDAADRIRELRPRFTPIATVPDAGHHVMIDHPLAFVAAVNGLLSAWPEKMAVGPGASPLSVAASGKYPDPIAAK; from the coding sequence ATGACATCGACAGCAGCGGGCGGGCCGGCCTGGTTCCGCGACGCGCTCGCCTGCACGCCCGAACGCGGGACGGTGCAGGCCGAAGGCGCGACCATCGAGACATTGGCCTGGGGCGATCCGGCGAAGCCCGGCCTGTTCCTGCTCCACGGCGGCGCGGCGCATGCCGACTGGTGGAGCTTCATCGCGCCGATGTTCGCCGACCGCTACCGCGTCGTCGCCTTCTCCTGGTCGGGGATGGGCAGGTCCGACTGGCGCGAGCTTTATTCGATCCACGGCTTCGCGCGCGAGGCTGTCGCGGTCGCGCAGGCGACGGGGCTGCTCGACGGGCCGGCGCCGCCGATCTGGATGGCGCACAGCTTTGGCGGCCACCCGTCGCTGGTCGCCGCCGTCGAGATGCCCGAGGCGCTGTCGGCGCTGATCCTGATCGACACGGGCGGCTTTCCCGCGCCGGGCGTGGTCGAGAATTTCGTCTATTCGACCCGCGCCTCGCCGGTGTTCGCGACACGCGAGGAGGCGCTCGCCCGTTTCCGCTTCGTGCCGCCCGACCGCGACGCGCCCGCCTTCGTCCGCGACTATGTGGCGGAGCGGTCGATCGCCGAGCAGGGCGGCGACCGGCCCGGCTGGCGCTGGCGCTTCGACTTCTCGATGTGGAGCCGGCTCGACCGCGAGCCGGACATGCTGGAGCTGCTGGCGACGGCCGACGTGCCGATCGCCTTCATCCTGGGCGGCGAGACCCAGATCATGGCCGACGACGCCGCCGACCGGATCCGCGAGCTCCGCCCCCGCTTCACCCCGATCGCGACGGTGCCCGACGCGGGCCACCATGTCATGATCGACCATCCGCTGGCCTTCGTCGCGGCGGTCAACGGGCTGCTGTCGGCCTGGCCGGAGAAGATGGCGGTCGGCCCCGGGGCAAGCCCGCTCTCAGTCGCCGCGAGCGGGAAATATCCTGATCCGATCGCCGCGAAATGA
- a CDS encoding Amidohydrolase 3 (PFAM: amidohydrolase; D-aminoacylase domain protein; Amidohydrolase 3), producing the protein MSFDLLIRNGTVVDGTGAPRFDADVAVKDGRIAAIGAVAGDAARTIDAKGMIVAPGFVDPHTHYDAQMCWDPLLTPSSWHGVTTVVLGNCGVGVAPCRPGDRDKATWDLVNLEAIPYETLAQGLSWDWESFPDYMDAAERRGCGLNLAFLAPLAPFRRYVLGDEAMERPATAEETTRIRALLREAMAAGAVGFSSTQAPSHIGYQGKPLASVPASADELVAYAAELGAIGRGAIEMAIGSVAPWMKPADYELLDRMLEASRAPLTFLALMKFLDKPEAHLRAMEQVAPLVARGARPQMHSTNLVSDLNLRDPFMLSSFASLRGVFNQPREVQAAIYRDPAFRRAFRDEIAEQAAAFHGDWSMVWVIATGRADLERLIGRTLVEIGAERGQDPLDAFFDLALEDDLATAFTAVRFGVPEEFLGDPRTLIGLSDGGAHVGILCNAGYTTEMLGDLVRRRGLLDLETAVMRLTSDPADVFGLSDRGRLKPGLAADIVVFDPATVGSDSARPVPRDDLPGGARRLVVEAEGIRHVIVNGAILFEDGRHSGAYPGRVLRPGRASA; encoded by the coding sequence ATGTCCTTCGACCTTCTGATCCGCAACGGCACCGTCGTCGACGGCACCGGCGCGCCGCGCTTCGACGCCGACGTCGCGGTGAAGGACGGCCGCATCGCCGCGATCGGCGCGGTCGCGGGCGACGCCGCCCGCACCATCGACGCGAAGGGCATGATCGTCGCCCCCGGCTTCGTCGATCCGCACACCCATTATGACGCCCAGATGTGCTGGGACCCGCTGCTGACCCCGTCGAGCTGGCACGGCGTCACCACGGTGGTGCTCGGCAATTGCGGGGTCGGCGTCGCGCCCTGCCGGCCCGGGGACCGCGACAAGGCGACCTGGGACCTCGTGAACCTCGAGGCGATCCCCTATGAGACGCTCGCGCAGGGGCTGAGCTGGGACTGGGAAAGCTTCCCCGACTATATGGACGCCGCCGAGCGGCGCGGCTGCGGGCTCAACCTCGCCTTCCTCGCCCCGCTCGCGCCGTTCCGCCGCTATGTGCTGGGCGACGAAGCGATGGAGCGCCCGGCGACGGCGGAGGAGACGACGCGCATCCGCGCGCTGCTGCGCGAGGCGATGGCGGCCGGCGCGGTCGGCTTCTCCTCGACCCAGGCCCCGTCGCACATCGGCTATCAGGGCAAGCCGCTCGCCAGCGTGCCGGCCAGCGCCGACGAGCTGGTCGCCTATGCCGCCGAACTGGGCGCGATCGGGCGCGGCGCGATCGAGATGGCGATCGGATCGGTGGCGCCGTGGATGAAGCCCGCCGACTATGAGCTGCTCGACCGCATGCTGGAGGCCAGCCGCGCGCCGCTGACCTTCCTCGCGCTGATGAAGTTCCTCGACAAGCCCGAGGCGCATCTCCGCGCGATGGAGCAGGTCGCGCCGCTGGTCGCGCGCGGCGCGCGGCCGCAGATGCATTCGACCAACCTGGTCAGCGACCTCAACCTGCGCGATCCGTTCATGCTGTCGTCCTTCGCGTCGCTGCGCGGCGTGTTCAACCAGCCGCGCGAGGTGCAGGCGGCGATCTACCGCGATCCCGCCTTCCGCCGGGCGTTCCGCGACGAGATCGCCGAACAGGCCGCCGCCTTCCACGGCGACTGGTCGATGGTCTGGGTGATCGCGACCGGCCGGGCCGATCTCGAACGGCTGATCGGCCGCACCCTGGTCGAGATCGGCGCAGAGCGCGGGCAGGACCCGCTCGACGCCTTCTTCGACCTCGCCCTGGAAGACGATCTCGCGACCGCGTTCACCGCCGTCCGCTTCGGCGTGCCGGAGGAATTCCTCGGCGATCCCCGCACCCTGATCGGCCTGTCCGACGGCGGCGCGCATGTCGGCATATTGTGCAACGCCGGCTACACGACCGAGATGCTCGGCGACCTCGTCCGCCGGCGCGGCCTGCTCGACCTGGAGACGGCGGTGATGCGGCTGACCTCGGACCCGGCCGACGTCTTCGGCCTGTCCGACCGCGGCCGGCTGAAGCCCGGCCTCGCGGCCGACATCGTCGTCTTCGACCCCGCGACGGTGGGATCGGACAGCGCCCGGCCGGTGCCGCGCGACGACCTGCCCGGCGGCGCCCGCCGCCTCGTCGTCGAGGCCGAGGGCATCCGCCACGTCATCGTCAACGGCGCGATCCTGTTCGAGGACGGCCGCCACAGCGGCGCCTATCCCGGCCGGGTGCTGCGCCCCGGCCGCGCCAGCGCGTGA
- a CDS encoding cyclase family protein (PFAM: cyclase family protein) produces the protein MSDTPPEPHNWGRWGAEDQIGAANLLTPAVVKGGAGAVARGRVVSLSLPIKGSTSSNAPCTVPHLRGRPLPQHFMSIDGGDYLAGAKPPAGLSIADDALIVSPHGTTTHMDALCHMWNGDRLYNGHDSARIRSYGALRCGIEQLPGIATRGVFLDVARHRGRDILDPADRIGAADLEAMCAAAGVTIGAGDAVVLRTGWTKQFYRSSETYWGGEPGLATDGALWLAARDVVAVAADNSAICGLNADGGADEELDGDIHMIFLWRHGIYLMEMLWLEELAEAAPATFQFVVAPLKIVGGTGSPINPLAIL, from the coding sequence ATGAGCGATACACCCCCCGAACCGCACAATTGGGGCCGCTGGGGCGCCGAGGACCAGATCGGCGCGGCCAACCTGCTGACGCCCGCGGTGGTGAAGGGCGGCGCCGGCGCGGTCGCGCGCGGCCGGGTGGTGAGCCTCAGCCTGCCGATCAAGGGATCGACGTCGAGCAACGCGCCCTGCACCGTGCCGCACCTGCGCGGCCGGCCGTTGCCGCAGCATTTCATGTCGATCGACGGTGGCGACTATCTCGCCGGGGCGAAGCCGCCCGCCGGCCTGTCGATTGCCGACGACGCGCTGATCGTCTCGCCGCACGGCACCACCACGCACATGGACGCGCTGTGCCATATGTGGAATGGCGACCGCCTCTACAACGGCCATGACAGCGCGCGCATCCGCAGCTACGGCGCGCTCCGCTGCGGCATCGAGCAACTGCCGGGGATCGCGACGCGCGGCGTCTTCCTCGACGTCGCCCGCCATCGCGGCCGCGACATCCTCGACCCCGCCGACCGCATCGGCGCCGCCGACCTGGAGGCGATGTGCGCCGCCGCCGGCGTCACCATCGGCGCGGGCGACGCGGTGGTGCTGCGCACCGGCTGGACCAAGCAATTCTACCGGAGCAGCGAGACCTATTGGGGCGGCGAGCCGGGTCTCGCCACCGACGGCGCGCTGTGGCTGGCCGCGCGCGACGTCGTCGCGGTCGCCGCCGACAACAGCGCGATCTGCGGCCTCAACGCCGATGGCGGCGCCGACGAGGAGCTCGACGGCGACATCCACATGATCTTCCTGTGGCGGCACGGCATCTACCTGATGGAGATGCTGTGGCTGGAGGAACTGGCCGAGGCCGCGCCCGCGACCTTCCAGTTCGTCGTCGCCCCGCTCAAGATCGTCGGCGGCACCGGCAGCCCGATCAACCCGCTGGCGATTCTCTGA
- a CDS encoding AMP-dependent synthetase and ligase (PFAM: AMP-dependent synthetase and ligase) — MSGKAPYGNYAHAVLTNNAARTPDDIALVYRGESYSFDALNRRVNRTANALRALGVAPGQKVASLLGEALHVAETYFAEAKIGAVIAAFNPYWAPDMVVEMARRSKIDWLTIDAPNAKFAETVRAELPEVRLIAVGTRIEGAVSLDDALAQASDEEPPLGAFFDDPMGFFYTSGTTGTSKAVVHSHSSCIQMSTVLYEVERSTDSVWGSGPIIWGIGFPCTIGAALYAGMKVALEDDLGPARLLDAVQRERISHITMIPSQWADILSNHPHQDFDLSSLKVILLGGEPISPNIFSRLMERLPGLSLYSFYGQSEGPYNCVNTITEAHLAATSGRARVGQAVRTIGANGERVVGVPGEIVMTGPHLFQGYDGQPDKTAEVLKGGWFHTGDLGLMDESGRLTVLGRKEDAISRGGHYLRPIQIEDVAGTIEGVAEAGVAGSPAGAPEQKIILAVSPQPGATLDEAGLHARLQALLPAEAMPDLIVVADSLPHGNDASGGRGKLLRREIRALYEDRLGG; from the coding sequence ATGAGCGGCAAGGCGCCCTACGGCAATTACGCGCATGCGGTACTGACCAACAACGCGGCCCGCACGCCCGACGATATCGCGCTGGTCTATCGCGGCGAGAGCTACAGCTTCGACGCGCTCAACCGCCGGGTGAACCGCACCGCCAACGCGCTGCGCGCGCTGGGCGTGGCGCCGGGGCAGAAGGTCGCCTCGCTGCTCGGCGAGGCGCTGCACGTCGCCGAGACCTATTTCGCGGAAGCGAAGATCGGCGCGGTGATCGCCGCCTTCAATCCCTATTGGGCGCCCGACATGGTGGTCGAGATGGCGCGCCGGTCGAAGATCGACTGGCTGACCATCGACGCGCCCAATGCGAAGTTCGCCGAGACCGTCCGTGCCGAACTGCCCGAGGTCAGGCTGATCGCGGTCGGCACCCGCATCGAGGGCGCGGTGTCGCTCGACGACGCGCTCGCCCAGGCATCGGACGAGGAACCGCCGCTCGGCGCCTTCTTCGACGATCCGATGGGCTTCTTCTACACCTCGGGCACCACCGGCACCTCCAAGGCGGTGGTCCACAGCCATTCGTCCTGCATCCAGATGAGCACGGTGCTGTACGAGGTCGAGCGGTCGACGGACTCGGTCTGGGGGTCGGGGCCGATCATCTGGGGGATCGGCTTCCCCTGCACGATCGGCGCGGCCCTCTATGCGGGGATGAAGGTCGCGCTCGAGGATGACCTCGGCCCGGCGCGGCTGCTCGACGCGGTCCAGCGCGAGCGCATCTCACACATCACGATGATCCCCAGCCAATGGGCCGACATATTGTCGAACCACCCGCACCAGGATTTCGACCTGTCGTCGCTCAAGGTGATCCTGCTCGGCGGCGAGCCGATCTCGCCCAACATCTTCTCGCGGCTGATGGAGCGGCTGCCCGGCCTGTCGCTCTACAGCTTCTACGGCCAGTCCGAGGGCCCCTATAACTGCGTCAACACGATCACCGAGGCGCATCTGGCGGCGACCTCTGGCCGGGCGCGGGTGGGGCAGGCGGTGCGGACCATCGGCGCCAACGGCGAACGCGTCGTCGGCGTGCCGGGCGAGATCGTCATGACCGGCCCCCACCTGTTCCAGGGCTATGACGGCCAGCCCGACAAGACCGCCGAGGTGCTCAAGGGCGGCTGGTTCCACACCGGCGACCTTGGCCTGATGGACGAGAGCGGGCGGCTGACCGTGCTCGGCCGCAAGGAGGACGCGATCAGCCGGGGCGGCCATTATCTGCGGCCGATCCAGATCGAGGACGTCGCCGGCACGATCGAGGGCGTGGCCGAGGCCGGCGTCGCGGGCAGCCCGGCGGGCGCGCCCGAGCAGAAGATCATCCTCGCCGTCTCGCCCCAGCCGGGCGCGACGCTCGACGAGGCCGGGCTGCACGCGCGGCTCCAGGCGCTGCTGCCGGCCGAGGCGATGCCCGACCTGATCGTCGTCGCCGACAGCCTGCCGCACGGCAACGACGCCTCGGGCGGGCGCGGCAAGCTGCTGCGGCGCGAGATCCGCGCGCTCTACGAAGACCGGCTGGGCGGATGA